GGAGGCAGCATTACCAACGCAGCAAACCAGCCGCCTTTGTTGATAAATTTCTCAGCAATAGCCGCGGCACCTAAGCCCTTAGGACTACTATGCATATGAGCATCTGCGAAAACAAGACCCTTCATAGCGGGATAACCCTCATGCACTAAGGCTTAGGCCTGGGATTTTTGAGACCTTCCGGAAGAAGACTACGGAGAATTTTATCAGTGCTTGATTAGAATTAGAAGGGTCGGTGTAGGACCACCCGTTCATCCCCCGGAGGCTTGGGCTCACCCGGGGCTCCCTGGTAGGGGCTTCCTCATACCCCGATGCATTGATGCAAGCTTGAATTGATAGTCGCGTGTTTAACTACCGAAAGCTGTTCCCCTCCTGACTTTTATCAGCCCTCACACGGCTCTTCATAGGCACTACAGTAGAGCCTCTGGCCGGAATCGCTCATCACGCCTATGTTCTGCCTCCCTGGTTTTGTTTATCCAGGCAGTAGGATTATACTTACCAGGTAGTGTATAGCGGAAGCGCCGGGGTCTACGCTATGGCGGATAGTCCTTGGAGCCGTGCTATTAGATTAGCGTTTATACTAAATCTAGTCATCTATATGGTTGGGTTTGTTGCTGGATTTACTTCGCCGAATGCAAACATGCTTGAGTCGGCACTGAAGAGCTTTAGTGGAATAGAAAACCTTCCTCTATTTCATCGCTATGTTCTCATAGCTGTCAACAACATAGCTCTTGCTTTCATACTAGTAGTATCATCTAGCATTGTAATACCTGGTCTAGCTATTATAGCCTATAACGGCTATGTATTAGGTACCCTAACTGCGCTATGGCTCCATGTAGACCAGCCCATATGGAGGCTGTTGATGCTAATACTCCCCCACGGGATTATAGAGCTTACAGCTCTGTTCTATACATCCTCTATAGGTTTATCGATAGCAATTATACTCATGAGTAACAAGAAGCGTGAAGGTATCATAGAGCGGGCCTTAGCTAGTCTCCCTATAGCTGTATACTTGCTTCTCCTCGCAGCAGCTGTTGAAGTATTACTGACGCCTCGCTTAGCATCTTCTTTAATTTAAGACTGCATTACTTTAGCCTAAAAGATTGAAAGTAAATATACGAGGATTACTAGAGAAACCTACGCGGGAGAGATAGTGGCGGGTATACTCGAATTTAGGCTAAAGCTTCCAACAGGACGCGAAGCTGCTCTTGTAGAGGGGTTACGCTTCTGTTACGACTTGAGCGAGACAGATGCAATAATCCTCTTCGAGCTACTCAAGGGTGGAGAGTATACAGTTGATGACCTTACACGTGAACTACGCCTAAGCAAGGCTACCGTGAACAGAAGCCTCTCTAAACTAGTCGAAATAGGATTCGTATCAAGAGCTAGAGAAAAACGCGCAGGCGTAGGAAGGCCGCGTTACCGTTACTATGTAGAAGATCCGCGAAAGGTTATAATGAGGGTAATAGAGGACTTTGAGAGATGCTCATCAGCCTTCAAGGAAGCCTTACAGGAACTCCTACAGGTAATAGAGGAGGAGAGAGCCAAAAGGAAAAGACAACAAGCTTAACTTTCTACTTTGAAGAGAATTTAATACAATCAGAATGTGCTAGTGCATCGTAAGCAACTAAACTACAAGGTTACATAGCTTGGAGTTGTTTCCCTCTCCGCGTTAAAACTCTTCTACGTCTTCCTCAGTTTGATAGTCACCAGAGTCGCTCTCTGCAGCGACAATATCCATACTTGCAGTCCTAGCTACTGCTTGATTGGACATGACTACTTGCATATAATATAGTATGGCTTCTCGTATGAACTCGCTCCTACTTGCATACCCCAGTGAACGCCATACGCGATCCATCTCCTCTATTATGTCTACTTCAAGTTTTACTGATACGACCTTCTTAGGCGGCGGCACTGGAATGTCAAACACGTTATCAACATCATACACTTTCTGTCTCCCAGCCATTGTAAGCACACCATACGCGCCAGCACTGCCATAACTTATCACGTAACTGGCTAGCCTATAACGGAGTTTTTAATCAACCGTAGCAAAGTGTTGTACTGAGACTTCAGATATACTACATTAATATGATTTAACAGCTCTTCGGTAGTACCGGCTAGAGCTATCATTGTACTACTAAATAATGTGTAATATAATTGGCATTTCAACTATACTACATGTAGCCATAATTATTCACGTCGGTTTGCTCCTGGCGATAGTGCGCTGGCAACAAGTACTAGTGCAAGTGAGCATAAGATACTAGGGAGATGCCGTGCAGAGCACTGACATCGACGCAAGAGAGCCTCAGAAGATAAATGAGATGATAATAGAGTGTCCAGTTTGCAAGGAGAAATCTCTGAAAATAGAAGACTATCTTTACAACATGCCTATCATAGGTAAGGTTATATTGACAAGTGGTAAGTGTAGCACTTGCGGCTATAAGTTTAATGACGTTAGACTTGCTGAAGCAGGTAAACCTCGAAAGCTTGTACTGAAGATTGAAAGACCAGAGGACTTGAACGCTCTTGTGGTTAGAGCCTCCTCCGCTTCCATACTTATTCCTGAACTAGACCTTAGCATGATACCTGGTCCCGCCTCAGAGGGCTTCATAACAACTGTTGAGGGAGTACTTGAGCGTTTCCTAGAAGCTGTTGATGCTGCGTGTGCAGATCCAGAAGCCGATAAGACTGCATGCGAGAAAGCGAGAAACATGATAGAGGAAGCTAAACAAGGAAAACGGAAGTTTACACTAGTAATCGTAGATCCAGAAGGTGTAAGTGCTATAGTATCTGATAAGGCTAGAGAGGAACCAGTCAGTAAGGAGGAACTAGCAAAGCTAGGCTATATCGTGGCTGAGGACTAAAAACTGGGAAGAAAGCTCAAGAGGCTAGCAGCTACCAGAGTGTTTACTCTACTTTTATCTTTAAGCCACCTTCATCTTTCTCTTCGGTCTTTTCCTTCTCTATTGTCACCTCTAGCACGCCATTCTTGTAACGAGCCTTCGCTGTTTCAGGCTTTATACCAGGCGGTAGTTCTATCTCCTTGTAGTACTTCCTATCCTTGTTCTCTGCCTTAATTATTAGCTTGCCATCCTTTACTCTTACGTCTATCTTGTCTTTATCTACTCCAGGTATCTCGGCGACAACTACCACGCGGTCCTTTTCGTCGATCACGTCGACTAGTGGCTCAAGTCTCTCCTCTATTATAGCCCTACGTCCACGTCTCTTCACATTACCAAATTCCTCAATTATTGGTTTGCCATCCGGCCCTATCGTTATCCTGACACCGTAAACTATTGGGCCCTTTATCTCTCTACCTTGTAGCTGGCTTGCCCTAGCCTCAAACTCTTCGAACATGTTCATGGCTAGACGTTCCATCTCTCTAATCATTTCCTCAATCTCATCGAATATGTCACTAAATCTGCGACGCCATATGAAGGACATCCCTTCTCACCATAACCTATTTCGTATCTACTATCTTGCCCTATTAATATTCTTGGACTCATGGTACAAGTGTAACTACTAGCCCACCAGTAGCTATAGAGCTGCATAAAGACCCCCTTCAAGCCGTTAAATCATCCACACGGTATTTGTGGGCGAGGCGGTTACTAATGCGCGATAGATATGATGTCATCATAGCTGGCCTAGGTCCTGCTGGCACTGTAGCTCTCTGGCATCTAGCGAAGAAGGGGTTCAGTGTAGCAGGCTTTGATATGAGAAAGCCTGGCGACATATGGGGTAAACCTTGCGGTGACGCTCTTGGCGCACATCATCCACGCGAGGCAGGCCTGCCAGATCCGCCGAGTCATGTTATAAAGAACAAAGTGACAGCGATAGACATCTACTCGCCCGGCGAGACGACAAGATACCGCGTATATGGCGAGGGCTACATTATTGACCGGTCTAAGTTCGGTAAGTGGCTTCTTGACGAAGCCATTTCTAGCGGAGCCGAGGCCTACCTCGAGACCCGAGTCCTCGCCCCCATAATCAAGGACGGTAAAATCGTTGGGCTAAAGATCCAGGCTAACGGCCGCGTACGAGAGGTCCATGCTAACGTAGTTATTGAGGCTACAGGTTTCTCCCGAGCTATTCGGATGAAGCTACCTAGAGAGTGGCCCGTCTACGAGGACATTGACCCGAAGGATATGAATATTGCCTATAGGGAGATAATCGAGTACGAAGACTATGAGATTGAAGAACCTAATGTAATAAGGATATACCTGGACCAAGAAGTGGCACCTGGAGGGTACTGGTGGTACTTCCCAGAATCACGACGCGGTGTGAATGTTGGCCTGGGTGTACAGGGCGGCATGGGCCACCCCAACCCAATGACACTGTATCGCGAGAAGCTGCTAAATCATCCACTCATGAAGCACCGCTACCATGTAGTGAGGTCGGCAGGCGCACCTCTACCTACACGCCGTCCATCTAACACACTAGTTGGACCAGGTCTACTAGTCATAGGAGACGCAGGCTATACAGTCAACCCTGTGCATGGCGGAGGTATGGGCTATGCTTTCCGGGCAGCTCACTACGCTGTCCTGGCTATAGAGGAGGCACATGACAAGAACGACTTCAGCGAACACGGGCTCTGGAGCCTAAACATACGTTACATGAAGGATATAGGAGGAAAACAGGCAGCTCTTGACATCTTTAGGAGGTTTCTACAGAGGCTCAGCAACGATGAAATACGATTTGGCATGGAGAAGAGGCTCATTCCGGAACAAGACGTATACTATACGAGCAGTAAGGGTGACCTCAACATATCAGTAGTAGATAAGGCTATGATAGTGCTACGTGGCCTGCAGAGGCCGGGCCTATTGGCTAAGCTGAAGCTCGTAGCAGACTACATGAAGAGCATAAAGCAGCTCTATGAGGAGTACCCAGAGGAGCCGGATAAGCTTAGCGACTGGGTTAGAAGAGTAGATGCACTAGTTAGCGAGTTCGAGAAGAAGCTCGAGAAGTAGGCTTCTAGTACAAGCATTGGGAATGTGAACCTGGTAAACGGTGCTGGCTCTATGTCTCTGCAGTGGGATCCTCAGTGGGAGGAGGTAGTAGTAGACGTTGAGGGTATACGAGTGAAAGTTCTCCGCGACCGTGTTACAGGGCTAATAGCATGCCCTATCTGTGGCACCGGTGAGAAGGCCTCGTACTTCTTTAGTCCACGAGATCTCGTAAACCATCTTTTTGCACACACAATGAAGGCCCAGAAGGTATACATAGCTGCACCAGTAGCTACTGAGGAGGAAGATGAAGAGGAATGAGGCGATTCATACTCGATGTTTTCTCTTCACCAACACTAGATTTCATAGACGGACGTCTATGCCGAGGAGGGCCAGCATACTATGCAAACCTAGCCCTCCAAGCCATTGGAGCCTTGGACTTTGAGGTTAGACTACCATATGATCCATGTATTGATACTAGCTGGTATCTTAGGACTGAATGGTGCTTAGACAACATTGATAGCAATATCATGGCTAGCATACGTGGCTGCGTAACCATGTTTGCACTCGAAGAGGGTATAGATAGGAGGAGACTGAGATTACTCAAGCGGTATAAGATTGAAGATGTTTACCCGGGTGGAGTTGCTGCACTCGTATCGCCAGTCCTCTACGAATACGGTTTCGATGTCGTCACCCGTATAGCTAGCCATTATAGCTTATCCATACTCGATTTGCAAGGCTTCGCCAGGCTACATGACGGTCATAATGTGGTAAGCTTTAGCGAGCTTGCCTTACAATTTGCCTCTATAGCCGATAGCAATCGGTTTACATCAGTTAAAGCTAGTATAGAGGACATAAACAATATGTTGATGCTGGAGAGGCTGCTCAACTACAGCTCCTCATCTAGCAACACGGCACTCATTATAACAAATGGGCCGAAGGGAGTGTTTGTAACATATGAAGACTACACTTTCATCGTAAAACCACGCCCGGTTGAGAATATGCCTACAGGTGCAGGCGATATGCTAGCTACACTCATTCTCTATAGTCTTTGGAGTGGCTATGATCTCGACTACTCTGTATTAAAAGCAGCTTCAGCAGTATCGTGCATTCTCGAAAGAAGAGATAAAGTATCTGATAAAGGGTATAATTTGTGTACAAATGCATACACAGATGGACACAGAGCCAAACTATACAGACTACCAGGTAGTTGCCACAGCATTGATTGTGTCATCTCGGCTTTTGAGTAAGGGTAAACTCGGAGATTTATCACTACGATAACCAAGTAGTGAGAGTGCTATGTCAACTATCTCCTCGGCCTTTAACACACGGCCTTCTGATACCTCTCTCCCGTTTATAACTAGAATTGGGACATTGTATGGAGTAAGCATACCCACATGCGATACATCCCAGTATACAGTGTTGGGTATCACAAGAGCTTCAACACCATATTCTTCTCTTAGAATTCTTGCCGCTTTACGTGCATTCTCTATAAGCTCATCTGTAGCTGCATCTAATGCTCCATATATTATTATCTCTATGTCTGCTGTGAACATTGCCTCTATTTCGGCCGGTACACCTGCTTCATGCACTGCTATGGCTATCCCGGCATCAAGGGCAGCAGACACGGAGAGACCCCGGCGCAACTATTCCAGGTCTCTACCTCTGCTTAAGCCACTACAGCCCGGTAACCCTACATCAATCATACCATTAGTTAAAGACGTGCAACAGCTCAGGACAAGGTAACGTTTATCATTCTAATCCGGTAGTACGCTTCGAATAAAGTAACACCAAATAGAGGCTATCTGCAAACCTCTAGCAAGGGTATACCGAGATGCCGAACATGAAACAATATACAGAGAGAGACTACATCGATGAAAAACTGTTAATGGCTGTTGACAAGGCAGCTGAGATATTAGCAGAACACATAAGTGAATGGAGCGATACAATCGATGCATATTGGCTTCTACGCCGCCACGAAGACGAAGTAGGCATACCAGTGACATATGATATAGTGGAGCAAGCTGTAGAAAAGGTTCGTAAGACCCTAGAGTCCACAGACCATAGTGTCTCTCAGGTCAAGGTTTAGAGTCTTTAGTGAGAAGCTAGTGGGCTCTTTTACCCCTAGCAGTATGTTGCTGACTAGCGGTGTGAACCCGTCTTGCAGGAATCTTGGAGAGATGAAGTAAGCCTCCTACCCGAAGAGCTGAAGGAAATCCTCGACATTACTGCTAAACATAATAGGTGGAGAAAGTATGAGACTATAAACCTAATTGCTAGCGAGAACACTATGAGCCCTCTAGCAACTTCGGCCTACATGTCAGACATGATGCACCGGTACGCAGAAGGTAAACCATTCAAACGCTACTACCAGGGTACACGATATGTCGACGAGATAGAAGTTAGAGTTATGAAGCTCATGGGTGAGCTACTCCGCGCAGATTACGTGGATCCACGCCCTATTAGTGGCACAACAGCTAACGCATCGGTCTTCCGTGTCCTCGGCAAATGCGGCTCCAAGGCTGTTATAGCTCCAGTCCAGGCAGGCGCTCACGTAAGTCACACAAAGTTCGGGACACTTGGGGCACTATGCATAGAGCACATAGAGATGCCCTACGACCCTGACCAGATGAATATAGATGTTGACCACGCAGTCAAGCTTATAGAAGAAGTGAAGCCGAGTTTTGTCGTGCTTGGTGCAAGCGTATACTTATTCCCGCACCCGGTACGTGAGATAGCAGATGCAGCCCATAGTGTTAACGCGAAGCTAGTCTATGACGCTGCCCATGTTCTCGGTCTAATAACTGGTAAGAGGTGGCGCAACCCCCTAGACCACGGCGCCGACTTGCTTACAGCGTCAACGCATAAGACGTTCCCTGGGCCACAGGGAGGCATAATAGCTACGCGCGACGAGCAACTCTACAAGCCTATATCACGTGCTGTGTTTCC
The window above is part of the Pyrodictium delaneyi genome. Proteins encoded here:
- a CDS encoding digeranylgeranylglycerophospholipid reductase, giving the protein MRDRYDVIIAGLGPAGTVALWHLAKKGFSVAGFDMRKPGDIWGKPCGDALGAHHPREAGLPDPPSHVIKNKVTAIDIYSPGETTRYRVYGEGYIIDRSKFGKWLLDEAISSGAEAYLETRVLAPIIKDGKIVGLKIQANGRVREVHANVVIEATGFSRAIRMKLPREWPVYEDIDPKDMNIAYREIIEYEDYEIEEPNVIRIYLDQEVAPGGYWWYFPESRRGVNVGLGVQGGMGHPNPMTLYREKLLNHPLMKHRYHVVRSAGAPLPTRRPSNTLVGPGLLVIGDAGYTVNPVHGGGMGYAFRAAHYAVLAIEEAHDKNDFSEHGLWSLNIRYMKDIGGKQAALDIFRRFLQRLSNDEIRFGMEKRLIPEQDVYYTSSKGDLNISVVDKAMIVLRGLQRPGLLAKLKLVADYMKSIKQLYEEYPEEPDKLSDWVRRVDALVSEFEKKLEK
- a CDS encoding ZPR1 zinc finger domain-containing protein, giving the protein MQSTDIDAREPQKINEMIIECPVCKEKSLKIEDYLYNMPIIGKVILTSGKCSTCGYKFNDVRLAEAGKPRKLVLKIERPEDLNALVVRASSASILIPELDLSMIPGPASEGFITTVEGVLERFLEAVDAACADPEADKTACEKARNMIEEAKQGKRKFTLVIVDPEGVSAIVSDKAREEPVSKEELAKLGYIVAED
- the lrs14 gene encoding HTH-type transcriptional regulator Lrs14: MAGILEFRLKLPTGREAALVEGLRFCYDLSETDAIILFELLKGGEYTVDDLTRELRLSKATVNRSLSKLVEIGFVSRAREKRAGVGRPRYRYYVEDPRKVIMRVIEDFERCSSAFKEALQELLQVIEEERAKRKRQQA
- a CDS encoding stage II sporulation protein M; the encoded protein is MADSPWSRAIRLAFILNLVIYMVGFVAGFTSPNANMLESALKSFSGIENLPLFHRYVLIAVNNIALAFILVVSSSIVIPGLAIIAYNGYVLGTLTALWLHVDQPIWRLLMLILPHGIIELTALFYTSSIGLSIAIILMSNKKREGIIERALASLPIAVYLLLLAAAVEVLLTPRLASSLI
- the hsp20 gene encoding archaeal heat shock protein Hsp20, whose protein sequence is MSFIWRRRFSDIFDEIEEMIREMERLAMNMFEEFEARASQLQGREIKGPIVYGVRITIGPDGKPIIEEFGNVKRRGRRAIIEERLEPLVDVIDEKDRVVVVAEIPGVDKDKIDVRVKDGKLIIKAENKDRKYYKEIELPPGIKPETAKARYKNGVLEVTIEKEKTEEKDEGGLKIKVE
- a CDS encoding ribbon-helix-helix domain-containing protein: MAGRQKVYDVDNVFDIPVPPPKKVVSVKLEVDIIEEMDRVWRSLGYASRSEFIREAILYYMQVVMSNQAVARTASMDIVAAESDSGDYQTEEDVEEF
- a CDS encoding PfkB family carbohydrate kinase, encoding MRRFILDVFSSPTLDFIDGRLCRGGPAYYANLALQAIGALDFEVRLPYDPCIDTSWYLRTEWCLDNIDSNIMASIRGCVTMFALEEGIDRRRLRLLKRYKIEDVYPGGVAALVSPVLYEYGFDVVTRIASHYSLSILDLQGFARLHDGHNVVSFSELALQFASIADSNRFTSVKASIEDINNMLMLERLLNYSSSSSNTALIITNGPKGVFVTYEDYTFIVKPRPVENMPTGAGDMLATLILYSLWSGYDLDYSVLKAASAVSCILERRDKVSDKGYNLCTNAYTDGHRAKLYRLPGSCHSIDCVISAFE
- the glyA gene encoding serine hydroxymethyltransferase, which produces MQESWRDEVSLLPEELKEILDITAKHNRWRKYETINLIASENTMSPLATSAYMSDMMHRYAEGKPFKRYYQGTRYVDEIEVRVMKLMGELLRADYVDPRPISGTTANASVFRVLGKCGSKAVIAPVQAGAHVSHTKFGTLGALCIEHIEMPYDPDQMNIDVDHAVKLIEEVKPSFVVLGASVYLFPHPVREIADAAHSVNAKLVYDAAHVLGLITGKRWRNPLDHGADLLTASTHKTFPGPQGGIIATRDEQLYKPISRAVFPYFVSNHHLHRLPALAVTAVEMKHFGEAYADQIVRNARALAEALAAEGFKVLGEHLGYTRSHQVVLDVRKQGGGAKAAQLLEEANIIVNKNLLPYDPPDAIKDPSGLRLGVQEMTRYGMKEDNMKDIARFMRRVLIDGEDPRKIAEEVKAYRREYTKVHYCFDVNTLEDGKLYLLY